In Saccharolobus solfataricus, a genomic segment contains:
- the fdhD gene encoding formate dehydrogenase accessory sulfurtransferase FdhD, protein MRVKRFDLVRVKDSEAYKDSDFVAVEEPLNIRTCFEKCEDFAIIMRTPGDDKELSLGFLYSEGVINSIHDVEDIKQVENNVIEVKLNKPIGIRIRELIVNSSCGVCGRAFLYTLNILKSDLKVKREVIFSFPEKLREKQSVFNISGGLHATALFNPQGELLFIYEDVGRHNAVDKVVGRLLLEDKIPASNYIMQVSGRLGYEIVSKGIKAGIPIICGISAPTSLAIEIAEEAGLTLIGFLRGKSLNIYTHSERIY, encoded by the coding sequence GTGCGAGTAAAGAGGTTTGACTTAGTAAGGGTTAAGGATAGTGAGGCATATAAGGATAGTGATTTTGTTGCAGTAGAAGAACCATTAAATATAAGGACTTGTTTTGAGAAGTGTGAAGACTTCGCGATAATAATGAGAACACCGGGAGATGATAAAGAACTTTCGCTAGGTTTTTTATACTCAGAAGGTGTTATAAACTCTATTCATGACGTTGAGGATATTAAGCAAGTAGAGAATAACGTTATAGAGGTTAAATTAAATAAACCTATTGGAATAAGAATAAGAGAGTTAATTGTAAATTCAAGCTGTGGAGTTTGCGGTAGGGCTTTCCTCTACACATTAAATATACTTAAATCTGATTTAAAAGTCAAAAGAGAGGTCATTTTTTCATTTCCAGAAAAATTAAGGGAAAAACAAAGTGTCTTCAACATTAGCGGAGGTCTTCATGCAACTGCATTATTTAACCCTCAAGGAGAATTATTATTTATATATGAGGACGTGGGGAGACATAACGCTGTTGATAAGGTAGTTGGTAGATTATTGCTGGAGGATAAGATCCCAGCAAGTAATTATATTATGCAAGTTAGCGGTAGATTAGGATATGAGATCGTTAGCAAAGGGATAAAAGCGGGAATACCGATAATCTGTGGAATTTCAGCCCCCACTAGTCTAGCTATTGAAATTGCCGAAGAAGCTGGATTAACTCTTATAGGTTTTCTCCGAGGAAAAAGTTTAAACATTTACACTCATAGTGAAAGGATATATTAG
- a CDS encoding DUF1641 domain-containing protein, translated as MEEGGVQAIDGLIEQLIESREALENFLKLINTLQKTGILPLLVGMMNTFDQNLAFLAEQNAVLIRNINIIYSILSGKEEAKDISLTELTKQLNDPDVKRGLYLLLKILKAIGSASKEV; from the coding sequence ATGGAAGAGGGAGGAGTTCAAGCCATTGACGGGTTAATTGAACAGCTAATTGAGAGTAGAGAGGCTCTAGAGAACTTTTTGAAACTAATCAACACTCTACAAAAGACTGGGATCTTGCCTTTGTTAGTAGGAATGATGAATACTTTCGATCAAAATTTAGCCTTTCTAGCTGAACAAAACGCAGTTTTGATAAGGAATATTAATATAATATATAGTATACTAAGTGGTAAAGAAGAAGCTAAGGATATCAGTTTAACTGAATTAACTAAACAGCTTAACGACCCAGATGTGAAGAGAGGATTATATTTGTTACTAAAGATACTTAAGGCGATTGGGAGTGCGAGTAAAGAGGTTTGA
- the fdhF gene encoding formate dehydrogenase subunit alpha produces MSLVSIKLVIDNKEVLANEGETILSTLKRNGIYIPHICYNEGLVPIESCDSCLVEVNGKLVRACSTRVEDGMSISVNSKRAMEARKTAISRILRYHKLYCSICENNNGDCVLHEAVIKLNINSQKYVEKPYQTDESGPFYIYDPSQCILCGRCVEACQDFAVNEVIWINWDLNPPRVVWDNGNPIGNSSCVNCGTCVTVCPVNALMEKSMLGEAGYLTWINKDLKKKAIEAIGKAEDNFSLLMTFSEIEAKARESQIKKTKTVCIYCGVGCSFEIWTKGRKILKIEPKPESPANGILTCVKGKFGWDFVNSSERITKPLIREGDKFREASWDEAISYIAKRLKEIKERYGPDSIGFIASDKMSNEEAYLLQKLARAIIGTNNVDNSARYCQSPATVGLWRTVGIGADSGTIRDIENANLIVIVGHNTTESHPVIGSKVKRAKKINGSKIVVIDVRKHEIAEKADLFIKPKPGTDAAVLAGVAKYLIDQGWIDKEFIDKRVNGFEEFKESIKGFTLDYVEDITGVPRDQIIKLAEMIHNANSVAVLWGMGVTQHLGGADTSTIISDLLLITGNYGKPGSGAFPMRGHNNVQGVSDFGCLPNYLPGYQKLEDENVIAKFEEAWGVKLNRNPGLQIPQMIEGVLEGKIHALYIVGEDTVMVDCGTPLTRQALEKVDFLVVQDMFITETAKLADVILPAAASLEKDGTFVNTERRIQRFYKAMEPIGDSKPDWEIIQMVANALGANWSYNHPAEIMNEIAKLGPIFAGVNYSRLEGFNSLLWPVNEDGSDTPLLYTNAFATKDGKAILYPLSWKPPELKDEVHKVTVNTGRVLEHFHVGNMTRRVEGLRRKVPETFVEVSKELASKYSIKNGDLVLVKSKFGGEIKARAIVSDRVEGEEIFIPLYASDPSKGVNNLTGLVIDKASGTPGYKDTPVVIEKIEEGKGESPLPLDNWRFHVNERRRQIGIEVEKKWKREEFKPLTG; encoded by the coding sequence ATGAGTCTTGTGTCAATAAAACTAGTTATCGATAATAAAGAGGTATTAGCTAATGAAGGAGAGACAATTCTATCAACACTAAAGAGGAATGGTATTTACATTCCACACATATGTTACAATGAAGGATTAGTTCCCATAGAGAGCTGTGATTCATGCCTAGTTGAGGTTAATGGGAAACTAGTTAGAGCTTGTTCAACAAGAGTCGAAGATGGAATGAGTATCTCAGTTAACTCTAAAAGAGCTATGGAAGCAAGAAAGACCGCAATCTCCAGAATACTAAGATATCACAAATTGTACTGTAGTATTTGTGAGAATAATAATGGGGATTGCGTACTTCACGAGGCTGTAATAAAATTGAATATTAATTCTCAAAAGTACGTAGAAAAGCCTTATCAAACGGATGAAAGTGGTCCCTTTTACATATATGATCCATCACAATGTATCCTATGCGGTAGATGTGTTGAGGCTTGCCAAGATTTTGCAGTAAATGAGGTAATATGGATTAATTGGGATCTCAATCCTCCAAGAGTAGTTTGGGATAACGGAAATCCCATAGGCAACTCCTCATGCGTAAATTGTGGTACGTGCGTTACTGTTTGTCCAGTCAACGCATTAATGGAAAAATCAATGTTGGGAGAGGCTGGCTATCTCACTTGGATTAATAAGGATTTAAAGAAAAAAGCAATAGAGGCTATAGGGAAAGCTGAGGATAACTTTAGCTTATTAATGACCTTTAGCGAGATAGAGGCTAAGGCTAGGGAATCACAAATAAAGAAAACTAAAACAGTCTGTATATACTGTGGTGTTGGTTGTTCATTTGAGATTTGGACTAAGGGTAGGAAAATATTAAAAATTGAGCCAAAACCTGAGTCACCAGCCAATGGTATTCTAACTTGCGTAAAGGGTAAATTCGGCTGGGATTTTGTAAATAGCTCGGAAAGAATTACTAAGCCCTTAATAAGGGAGGGTGATAAGTTTAGGGAAGCTAGTTGGGATGAGGCAATCTCGTACATAGCTAAAAGATTGAAGGAGATCAAGGAGAGATATGGTCCAGATTCCATAGGTTTCATAGCCTCAGATAAGATGAGCAATGAAGAGGCGTACTTACTACAGAAACTAGCAAGAGCTATAATAGGTACTAATAATGTAGATAATTCAGCAAGGTATTGCCAATCTCCAGCAACTGTTGGGTTATGGAGAACTGTCGGTATAGGTGCAGATTCAGGAACAATTAGGGATATCGAAAACGCTAATTTGATTGTAATTGTTGGTCACAACACAACTGAGAGTCATCCAGTAATAGGAAGCAAGGTAAAGAGAGCTAAAAAGATAAACGGTTCAAAGATCGTGGTAATTGACGTTAGAAAACATGAGATTGCTGAAAAGGCTGACCTGTTTATCAAACCTAAGCCTGGAACTGATGCAGCAGTTTTAGCTGGTGTTGCTAAATACCTTATTGACCAGGGGTGGATTGATAAAGAGTTCATTGATAAGAGGGTTAATGGTTTTGAAGAGTTTAAGGAATCTATAAAGGGATTTACATTAGATTACGTTGAAGATATAACTGGTGTCCCTAGAGATCAAATAATTAAACTTGCTGAAATGATCCATAATGCTAATAGTGTGGCGGTATTATGGGGAATGGGAGTAACTCAACATTTGGGTGGAGCTGATACTTCAACGATAATTTCAGACCTATTGCTTATAACTGGGAATTATGGGAAACCCGGTAGTGGAGCTTTCCCAATGAGAGGTCATAATAACGTCCAAGGAGTTAGCGATTTCGGTTGCTTACCCAATTATTTACCAGGGTATCAAAAACTAGAGGATGAAAATGTAATAGCGAAATTCGAAGAAGCTTGGGGTGTGAAATTAAATAGAAATCCTGGACTACAGATACCCCAAATGATAGAAGGTGTATTGGAAGGGAAAATCCACGCATTATATATAGTCGGTGAAGATACTGTGATGGTTGATTGTGGGACTCCTTTAACTAGACAAGCATTAGAGAAAGTCGACTTCCTAGTGGTACAAGACATGTTTATAACTGAGACTGCGAAGTTAGCTGACGTAATATTACCAGCTGCTGCTAGCCTAGAGAAAGATGGTACTTTTGTGAATACTGAAAGGAGGATACAAAGGTTCTACAAGGCTATGGAACCAATTGGTGATTCTAAACCTGACTGGGAAATAATACAAATGGTTGCAAACGCACTAGGAGCGAATTGGAGTTATAATCATCCGGCAGAAATAATGAACGAGATTGCTAAACTAGGCCCAATATTTGCTGGCGTCAATTATTCGAGATTAGAAGGATTTAATAGCCTACTGTGGCCAGTTAATGAAGATGGGAGTGATACGCCATTGCTCTATACAAACGCATTTGCTACTAAAGATGGCAAGGCAATACTTTACCCATTAAGCTGGAAACCACCAGAACTTAAGGATGAAGTTCACAAAGTAACTGTAAATACTGGAAGGGTCTTAGAGCATTTCCATGTAGGTAATATGACTAGGAGAGTTGAGGGGTTAAGGAGAAAGGTTCCAGAAACATTTGTAGAGGTTTCTAAAGAGTTAGCCTCTAAATACTCAATCAAAAACGGTGATCTTGTGCTTGTTAAGTCTAAATTTGGTGGAGAGATTAAAGCAAGGGCTATAGTTAGTGATAGAGTAGAAGGTGAAGAGATCTTTATACCACTATATGCATCAGATCCTTCCAAGGGTGTAAATAACTTAACAGGGTTAGTAATAGATAAGGCTAGTGGTACCCCAGGGTATAAGGATACTCCAGTTGTTATTGAGAAAATAGAGGAGGGTAAAGGTGAGAGTCCTTTACCTTTAGATAACTGGAGATTTCATGTCAATGAAAGGAGGAGACAAATAGGTATAGAGGTGGAGAAAAAATGGAAGAGGGAGGAGTTCAAGCCATTGACGGGTTAA
- a CDS encoding molybdopterin-dependent oxidoreductase, whose amino-acid sequence MRLTNRRDFLKLLLISSSLLVLGRLSISEMQHAQNGLTPFGSWYVVQYSQIVPDIMLNNYVLTVDGEIENPLKLTYQDLLNMPSIEVKDTIQCVSDPYFLRANVLWKGIPLSYVIDMVKPKSNVIKVVGYGADGYTADLPIEKAKEPNVLIAYMADDKPLPQVHGYPVRLVVPGWWGYTYVKWLVRLHFTSKNILGYWESLGYPDYAKK is encoded by the coding sequence ATGAGGCTAACAAATAGGAGAGATTTCTTAAAACTACTATTAATATCCTCATCGTTATTGGTCTTGGGTAGATTGTCAATTAGTGAAATGCAGCACGCACAAAATGGTTTAACCCCATTTGGTTCTTGGTATGTGGTTCAATATAGTCAAATAGTACCAGATATAATGCTGAATAACTACGTCTTGACTGTAGACGGCGAGATCGAGAATCCATTGAAATTGACTTACCAAGATTTACTTAACATGCCTTCAATTGAGGTTAAGGATACAATACAATGTGTTTCAGACCCCTATTTCCTCAGAGCGAATGTCCTCTGGAAAGGGATACCATTAAGCTATGTAATTGACATGGTTAAGCCAAAGTCTAATGTGATAAAAGTTGTAGGATATGGTGCTGACGGTTACACTGCAGATTTGCCGATAGAAAAGGCTAAAGAGCCAAATGTTTTAATAGCTTATATGGCTGATGATAAACCATTGCCTCAAGTCCATGGATATCCAGTTAGGCTTGTAGTACCGGGATGGTGGGGATATACTTACGTTAAATGGTTAGTTAGACTTCACTTCACATCTAAAAACATTCTAGGCTATTGGGAATCTCTGGGGTATCCTGACTATGCGAAAAAGTAA
- a CDS encoding DUF4364 family protein, giving the protein MQLERRKRGTMEIMFDILRNCEPKCGITRVIYGAGINYVVAQKYLDQLVKVGALNIKTENDRKIYEITEKGKLLRTHIEEFIKIRENLYSAKEKVSELLRTDSE; this is encoded by the coding sequence ATGCAACTTGAACGGCGTAAAAGAGGAACAATGGAAATAATGTTTGATATATTGAGGAATTGTGAGCCAAAATGCGGAATAACGAGAGTAATATACGGTGCTGGTATAAATTATGTAGTAGCTCAAAAATATTTGGATCAATTGGTAAAAGTAGGTGCTTTAAACATTAAAACTGAAAATGATAGAAAGATTTATGAGATAACTGAAAAGGGTAAGTTACTAAGGACTCATATCGAAGAATTCATAAAGATAAGAGAGAATTTGTATTCGGCTAAAGAGAAAGTTAGTGAACTTTTAAGAACAGACAGTGAGTAA
- a CDS encoding DUF3211 domain-containing protein: MEWRKIIMTNHDIDAVIKILSDPEFFIPLVLPVTKFLLNSDSRLYRCEGDIGKLPVVFQGREYVGSYNITHIIEFERPPNVSGKINIQAIENKIVITILLQNLYIIYLPLRVHISNRLNQLEKTFEEKIRLERIKRKL, translated from the coding sequence ATGGAATGGCGAAAGATAATAATGACTAACCATGATATTGATGCTGTAATTAAAATATTAAGCGATCCAGAATTTTTCATCCCTTTAGTTCTTCCAGTTACAAAATTTCTCCTAAACTCTGATAGTAGACTCTATAGATGTGAAGGCGATATTGGGAAATTACCGGTTGTTTTCCAAGGTAGAGAATATGTAGGATCTTATAATATTACCCACATTATTGAGTTTGAAAGACCACCTAATGTCTCTGGGAAAATAAACATTCAAGCTATCGAAAATAAAATAGTTATTACCATACTACTCCAGAACTTATACATTATATATTTGCCACTAAGAGTCCATATATCGAATAGACTAAATCAATTGGAGAAAACATTTGAAGAGAAAATTCGACTAGAAAGAATAAAGAGAAAACTCTAG
- a CDS encoding mechanosensitive ion channel domain-containing protein, whose amino-acid sequence MNYKPLIKVLLALVILALVDYLASVILKTLTFYFPQISTYTSDTFTAITVIIIAIGGFYIIRILQGLIYSQLLTRLEKSTASSIKVALDIIFYTILVLVILAALKVNLTGVLVGGAVGGIVIGLAVQTIAQNILSGILVTSSRTIRLNDAVSLISWIWGNPIIGEISKISLLFTEVKTINGNVIKIPNSAFLGNTVFQKLESEHSLVYPYQLLVNADVPANDLLNLAKAYINDFFSKEKIQLPEIYFTGKNGGTNAFTVILHFNDIKQLNGILNLINGAFDKAYWELKKKG is encoded by the coding sequence ATGAACTATAAACCCCTCATTAAAGTTCTTTTAGCTCTAGTAATCTTGGCACTTGTAGACTATTTAGCCAGCGTAATTTTAAAGACACTTACGTTTTACTTCCCCCAAATATCCACTTACACATCTGATACATTTACTGCAATAACAGTTATTATAATAGCCATAGGTGGTTTTTATATTATAAGAATTTTACAAGGTTTGATTTACAGTCAATTACTGACTAGATTAGAGAAAAGCACAGCGTCTAGCATAAAAGTCGCCCTTGATATTATATTTTATACTATTCTCGTTCTCGTAATACTCGCTGCGTTAAAGGTAAACTTAACTGGAGTACTAGTTGGTGGGGCTGTAGGTGGTATTGTGATTGGTTTGGCAGTCCAGACAATTGCGCAGAATATATTATCGGGAATATTAGTGACTTCTAGTAGAACTATAAGACTTAACGATGCAGTTTCACTAATATCATGGATATGGGGAAACCCGATAATTGGAGAAATCAGTAAGATATCACTACTCTTCACAGAAGTTAAGACAATTAATGGAAACGTTATTAAGATACCAAATTCAGCTTTTCTAGGGAATACTGTATTTCAAAAATTAGAATCGGAGCACTCCTTAGTATATCCTTACCAATTATTGGTTAATGCAGATGTACCAGCCAACGATTTACTTAATTTAGCTAAGGCATATATTAATGACTTTTTCTCTAAGGAAAAAATTCAGTTACCTGAAATCTACTTTACTGGGAAGAATGGAGGGACTAATGCTTTTACAGTAATTTTGCACTTTAACGATATAAAACAGCTTAATGGTATATTGAACTTAATTAATGGGGCATTTGATAAGGCTTACTGGGAGCTTAAGAAAAAGGGTTAA
- a CDS encoding AAA family ATPase, whose translation MATVTSNNSTIGLGLSSNTLQLIIEVILTILFFLVPLIFWIYFSRRMMIGNTTKSRKPKIHIPNIRWDEVYDLKDVKMRLEEIAKIVQEGRAYGVILFGPPGTGKTTIAKALANKLGWAYFELRPSKILSKWYGESELLLDSFFDQVEINTPAVVFIDELDSLAMSRQSDLHEVTHRLVNIMLMRLQDLHDKNLRVIIIGATNVPQEIDEAFLRPGRFDEVIYVALPDEKSREEIWKGYIKREDIDYSLLAKKSERFSPADIKNVADKVISKNNSLKTEDFLREIENYKPSIQLSTIIKFENIARKYERSKLIIKTYGIPNISWNDLGDLEEVKRIIRESIVLPITNKEFAEKLGIYPVKGILLYGPPGTGKTSIAKALANDLRFNFIELSGEEVSGAGPLDAPKIIAEKFYIALDNAPAIIFIDEIDMIARNRMTNEWRNALTELLRQMDGLREIHNVIVVGATNRPWDLDPAILRAGRFDKIIYVPPPDKDGREKILQVLIKDLIINRNIISKVAELTENYTPADLKLVVEEVKRNLLKEASISGNLRTEVKLEDFMDVLKRVKASLDRQTLIMYEKFGFERR comes from the coding sequence ATGGCAACAGTAACTTCTAATAACTCTACTATAGGATTAGGATTAAGCAGTAATACTTTACAGCTAATCATTGAGGTAATTCTCACAATACTATTCTTTCTAGTTCCATTAATTTTCTGGATTTACTTCTCTAGGAGGATGATGATAGGTAATACGACTAAAAGTAGAAAACCTAAGATTCATATTCCTAATATTAGATGGGATGAGGTATATGATTTGAAAGATGTCAAAATGAGATTAGAGGAAATAGCTAAAATTGTACAAGAGGGAAGAGCATATGGAGTTATACTCTTTGGTCCACCTGGGACAGGAAAGACAACAATCGCTAAGGCTTTAGCGAATAAATTGGGCTGGGCTTACTTTGAGTTAAGGCCAAGTAAAATATTGAGTAAGTGGTACGGTGAAAGTGAACTCCTATTAGATAGCTTCTTCGATCAAGTAGAAATTAACACTCCAGCTGTTGTATTCATAGATGAATTAGATAGCTTAGCAATGAGTAGGCAAAGCGATTTACATGAGGTTACTCATAGGTTAGTAAATATAATGTTAATGAGACTTCAAGATTTGCACGATAAGAACTTAAGGGTGATAATAATCGGAGCAACAAATGTACCTCAGGAGATTGACGAAGCGTTCTTGCGACCAGGGAGATTTGATGAGGTAATTTACGTTGCTTTACCAGATGAGAAAAGTAGAGAGGAGATATGGAAAGGTTACATAAAGAGAGAGGACATCGATTATTCCTTATTGGCAAAGAAAAGTGAGAGATTTTCTCCTGCGGATATTAAGAACGTTGCTGATAAGGTAATAAGTAAGAATAATAGTTTAAAAACTGAGGACTTTCTACGAGAGATTGAGAATTACAAACCCTCCATTCAACTTTCAACCATAATTAAATTTGAAAATATCGCTAGAAAGTATGAGAGGAGTAAATTAATAATAAAGACGTATGGTATTCCCAACATTTCTTGGAACGATTTAGGGGATTTAGAAGAGGTTAAGAGGATAATTAGGGAGTCCATAGTATTACCCATAACCAACAAGGAGTTTGCAGAGAAACTGGGAATATATCCGGTTAAAGGTATACTGTTATATGGTCCACCGGGGACAGGGAAAACTAGCATTGCTAAGGCTCTAGCTAACGATTTGAGGTTCAACTTCATAGAACTATCTGGAGAAGAGGTCAGTGGTGCTGGTCCTCTGGATGCCCCAAAGATTATAGCTGAGAAATTCTATATTGCCCTAGATAATGCCCCGGCAATAATATTCATTGATGAGATAGATATGATAGCGAGGAATAGAATGACTAATGAGTGGAGAAATGCGTTGACGGAATTATTAAGGCAAATGGATGGTTTAAGGGAAATTCATAATGTAATAGTTGTTGGTGCAACTAACAGGCCTTGGGACTTAGACCCCGCAATATTAAGGGCTGGGAGATTTGACAAGATAATTTACGTCCCTCCACCAGATAAGGATGGGAGAGAGAAAATATTACAAGTTCTTATTAAGGATTTAATTATTAATAGAAATATTATTTCGAAAGTCGCTGAGCTTACTGAGAATTACACTCCAGCAGATTTAAAACTAGTTGTGGAGGAAGTAAAGAGGAATCTATTAAAGGAGGCGTCAATTAGTGGTAATTTGAGGACTGAAGTAAAACTAGAGGATTTCATGGATGTATTGAAAAGAGTAAAGGCGAGCTTAGATAGACAAACGTTGATTATGTACGAGAAATTCGGATTTGAAAGAAGATAA
- a CDS encoding creatininase family protein, producing MKLVEITREEIRGDLVGLVPVGSIEQHGPHLPMGTDGIISEYIASKAEEKLKDITLLFPTIYYGVSLEHKGFPFVSLSFQTAISFFTDLLESVFNDLGLRRIIIVNGHGGNSYFLPLVQREFNMKHSDAKVIVFNTFGEEEKILFNVNDLHAGTIETSKIWAIGKSLVRVNKIDEIKNYEVRDGVFIYYSSREANQFGVLNDGKPIRVNEEYGKKILRDLVDKLIWTILNFKV from the coding sequence ATGAAACTAGTAGAAATAACAAGGGAGGAGATAAGAGGAGATCTAGTAGGATTAGTACCAGTTGGAAGTATTGAGCAACACGGTCCTCATTTGCCAATGGGTACTGATGGCATTATTTCAGAATATATTGCCTCTAAAGCAGAGGAGAAATTAAAGGATATTACACTGCTTTTCCCAACGATATATTATGGTGTATCTTTAGAGCACAAGGGTTTTCCCTTTGTATCATTATCATTTCAAACTGCAATCTCATTCTTCACTGATTTACTTGAAAGTGTTTTCAACGATTTAGGATTAAGAAGAATAATTATAGTTAATGGACATGGTGGAAATTCGTATTTTCTTCCATTAGTTCAAAGGGAATTTAATATGAAACATAGCGACGCTAAAGTAATAGTTTTTAACACATTTGGCGAAGAGGAGAAAATTTTATTTAACGTAAATGATCTTCACGCTGGCACCATAGAAACGTCAAAAATTTGGGCAATAGGTAAGAGCTTGGTGAGGGTGAATAAAATAGATGAGATAAAAAATTATGAAGTTAGAGATGGTGTATTTATTTATTATTCCTCCAGAGAGGCCAATCAATTCGGAGTACTGAATGATGGTAAACCAATTCGAGTTAATGAAGAATACGGTAAAAAGATTTTAAGGGATTTGGTGGACAAGTTAATATGGACGATATTAAACTTTAAGGTATGA
- a CDS encoding putative metallopeptidase produces the protein MIKYVRSQDGEELLRDIVITLGLDYINLDRVKVVYSYGSKTEAIARIWAVPKIVLETFQLEPLYVIELISERFNRLSNDDKIKIMIHEILHIPFKFSGGLRAHGSKVNSREVNKLYKKYIKLKERRS, from the coding sequence ATGATAAAGTATGTTAGGTCTCAAGACGGTGAAGAGTTGTTAAGAGATATTGTTATTACTCTAGGGTTAGACTACATTAATTTAGATCGGGTAAAAGTTGTGTACTCCTATGGGTCTAAGACTGAGGCCATAGCCAGAATTTGGGCTGTTCCTAAGATCGTACTGGAAACCTTTCAACTAGAACCGCTTTATGTCATAGAACTAATTTCAGAAAGGTTCAATCGATTATCTAATGATGATAAAATTAAAATAATGATTCATGAAATACTTCATATTCCGTTTAAGTTTAGTGGCGGATTAAGAGCGCATGGGAGTAAGGTGAATAGCAGAGAGGTCAATAAATTATATAAAAAATATATTAAATTAAAAGAAAGGAGGAGCTAA
- a CDS encoding ISH3-like element ISC1439A family transposase, which yields MQTIQVSKTELKSLAITLATNNINVISQDLDPEIVKAAPSLLTGNRGKYYLKVVRRGEKVISKGQRTFKFYPIYREVKGEINVVAVDETGLTVGEKEQEKAEGFLLYNWKRKGVKMRSLDLVYPLRLPLLVEVADLRSDSPSQFLLRSVREVSQYMEIDYVVADAGFLNLGVIKEMPVKTIVRGKSNLKGFKELSNVPLVEKRYEVKDKVYVAYRVLKFEGLYYYDVVYVKGKPRHFMFVTNFEGDPYELAELYRLRWQVEEGFKVRKARIRYVRKLSNKIFLFLYYTVLDSAWNLVNHLLFNFKSTCKKVLSFDSFVKLL from the coding sequence ATGCAAACCATACAAGTATCCAAAACGGAGCTGAAGTCCCTCGCTATAACTTTAGCAACAAACAATATTAACGTTATCTCTCAAGATCTAGACCCGGAAATAGTGAAAGCAGCACCATCCTTGCTAACCGGAAACAGAGGAAAATACTACTTGAAGGTAGTAAGACGAGGCGAGAAAGTAATTAGTAAAGGTCAGAGAACCTTCAAGTTCTACCCAATCTACAGAGAAGTAAAGGGAGAGATCAACGTAGTCGCTGTAGATGAGACCGGATTAACCGTGGGAGAAAAGGAACAAGAAAAAGCAGAGGGCTTTCTACTCTACAACTGGAAGAGAAAAGGAGTAAAGATGAGATCCTTGGACCTCGTATATCCCTTAAGGTTACCCCTCCTAGTGGAGGTAGCAGATTTGAGAAGCGACAGTCCATCACAGTTCCTACTCAGGAGCGTGAGGGAAGTAAGCCAATACATGGAAATAGATTACGTTGTAGCTGACGCCGGATTCTTGAACCTAGGGGTCATCAAGGAAATGCCCGTGAAGACCATTGTGAGAGGGAAGTCGAACTTGAAGGGATTCAAGGAACTATCTAACGTTCCATTAGTTGAGAAGAGATACGAGGTTAAGGACAAGGTTTACGTTGCGTATAGGGTCTTGAAATTTGAAGGGCTTTATTATTACGATGTGGTTTACGTTAAGGGAAAGCCGAGGCACTTTATGTTCGTGACGAACTTCGAGGGAGATCCCTATGAACTGGCTGAACTCTATAGGTTGAGGTGGCAGGTTGAGGAGGGTTTCAAGGTTAGGAAGGCAAGGATAAGGTATGTTAGGAAGTTGAGTAATAAGATCTTCTTGTTCCTCTATTACACGGTTCTGGATTCTGCGTGGAATCTAGTGAATCATCTTCTCTTTAACTTCAAGTCCACGTGTAAGAAGGTTTTGTCCTTCGATTCATTCGTCAAGCTTCTCTAA